A window of the Loxodonta africana isolate mLoxAfr1 chromosome 3, mLoxAfr1.hap2, whole genome shotgun sequence genome harbors these coding sequences:
- the LOC100666921 gene encoding glutathione S-transferase Mu 1-like: MPMTLGYWDFCGVSKGSACQLAHAIRLLLEYTDSNYEEKYTMGDTPDYDMSHWLNEKFRLGLDFPSLPYLIDGPHKITQSKATLRYIARKHNLCGETEEEKIRVDILENQVMEFRNELTSMCYNPEFVSFRWAGPGQGLGWESGPLHSQL; the protein is encoded by the exons ATGCCCATGACTTTGGGTTACTGGGACTTCTGTGGGGTGAGCAAGGGGTCCGCCTGTCAG CTGGCGCATGCCATCCGCCTGCTCctggaatacacagactcaaacTATGAGGAGAAATACACGATGGGGGACA CTCCGGACTATGACATGAGCCATTGGCTGAACGAGAAATTCAGGCTGGGCCTGGACTTTCCCAGT CTGCCCTACTTAATTGATGGGCCTCACAAGATCACCCAGAGCAAAGCCACCCTGCGCTACATTGCCCGCAAACACAACCTGT GTGgggagacagaagaggagaagatCCGCGTGGACATCCTGGAGAACCAGGTTATGGAGTTTCGCAATGAGCTGACCAGCATGTGCTACAACCCTGAGTTTGTGAGTTTTCGGTGGGCTGGGCCAGGACAGGGTTTAGGTTGGGAGTCGGGACCCTTGCATTCCCAACTCTGA